In Populus nigra chromosome 10, ddPopNigr1.1, whole genome shotgun sequence, the following proteins share a genomic window:
- the LOC133704815 gene encoding thermospermine synthase ACAULIS5-like — MGEISCSNGIGNGNGVNGKTHSSLNGYRKSCWYEEEIEENLRWCFALNSILHTGASRYQDIALLDTKPFGKALIIDGKLQSAEVDEFIYHESLVHPALLHHSSPKTVFIMGGGEGSTAREILRHKTAVKVVMCDIDEEVVDFCKAYLVVNREAFCDPRLEVIINDARAELEIGKECYDVIIGDLADPIEGGPCYKLYTKSFYEHTVKPKLNRGGIFVTQAGPAGIFSHTEVFSCICNTLKQVFKYVVPYSAHIPSFADTWGWVMASDTPFTLSADELDSRIKQRIKGENRYLDGKTISSASTLSKAVRKSLDNETHVYTEGTARFIYGHGSVQKQNQA; from the exons atgggtGAAATTTCTTGCTCTAATGGCATTGGCAATGGAAATGGTGTGAATGGAAAAACCCATTCATCACTGAATGGTTATAGGAAGAGCTGTTGGTATGAAGAAGAGATTGAAGAGAACTTGAGATGGTGTTTTGCTCTTAATAG TATTTTGCATACAGGGGCTTCTCGGTATCAAGACATTGCACTGTTAGACACAAAGCCGTTTGGAAag GCTTTAATCATTGATGGAAAGCTTCAAAGTGCGGAAGTGGATGAGTTCATCTACCATGAATCTCTTGTTCATCCAGCACTTCTTCATCACTCAAG TCCAAAGACAGTCTTTATTATGGGAGGAGGTGAAGGTTCCACTGCAAGAGAAATACTAAGACACAAGACAGCGGTGAAGGTTGTCATGTGTGACATTGATGAG GAAGTGGTAGACTTCTGCAAGGCGTACTTGGTTGTGAATAGAGAAGCTTTCTGTGATCCAAGACTTGAGGTCATCATCAACGACGCCAG AGCTGAGCTAGAAATTGGAAAGGAGTGCTATGATGTGATCATAGGAGACCTCGCAGACCCAATAGAGGGAGGCCCATGTTACAAACTTTACACCAAATCCTTCTATGAACACACCGTCAAGCCTAAACTCAATCGCGGTGGCATATTTGTCACTCAG GCAGGGCCAGCTGGAATTTTCAGCCATACGGAAGTGTTCTCTTGTATCTGCAACACTTTGAAGCAGGTGTTCAAAT ATGTGGTGCCTTATTCAGCTCATATCCCTTCCTTTGCTGATACTTGGGGATGGGTCATG GCTTCAGATACTCCATTTACGCTGAGTGCCGATGAGTTAGACAGCAGAATCAAGCAGAGAATTAAAGGGGAAAACAGATATCTTGACGGTAAAACAATTTCATCAGCCTCAACCTTAAGCAAAGCTGTTCGAAAATC ACTTGACAATGAAACTCATGTCTACACGGAGGGGACAGCCAGGTTCATTTATGGGCATGGCAGCGTTCAAAAACAGAATCAAGCATAA